Proteins from a single region of Pangasianodon hypophthalmus isolate fPanHyp1 chromosome 7, fPanHyp1.pri, whole genome shotgun sequence:
- the fam199x gene encoding protein FAM199X: MSDNIHEDFLAPEEPFPMLLQQGNLSEDGTLDVSDFGCRLSSCHRTDPLHRFHSNRWNLTSCGTSVASSECSEELFSSVSVGDQDDCFSLLDDQELTSFDFFPEGSVCSDVSSSLSTYWDWSDSEFEWQLPGSDIASGSDVLSDIIPSIPSSPCLVSKRKSKPHRNLDELPWSAMTNDEQVEYIEYLSRKVSTEMGLREQLDIIKIIDPSAQISPTDSEFIIELNCLTDDKLKQVRNYIKDHSPRQRPTGMRDSWKRSVPSSASTVSVQSSSNVSMVSSTSSSAGSISSNSSTSISCAHSDGNLATVAERIRDSKKRSKQRKLQQKALRKRHLKEQRQARKERLSGLFLNEEVLSLKLTEEDDHGDDIDILM, encoded by the exons ATGTCTGATAACATTCACGAGGATTTCCTTGCTCCTGAGGAGCCTTTTCCAATGCTCTTGCAGCAGGGAAACCTCAGTGAAGATGGCACACTGGATGTTAGTGACTTCGGCTGTCGGCTGTCCTCTTGTCATCGGACAGACCCTCTGCACCGCTTCCACAGCAACAG ATGGAACCTAACCTCATGTGGCACCAGTGTGGCAAGTTCAGAGTGCAGTGAGGAACTCTTTTCTTCTGTGTCTGTGGGGGACCAAGATGACTGCTTCTCTCTCCTAGATGATCAGGAACTCACCTCTTTTGACTTCTTCCCAGAAGGCAGCGTCTGCAGTGATGTATCATCTTCCCTCAGCACATACTGGGACTGGTCTGACAGTGAGTTTGAGTGGCAG TTGCCAGGAAGTGATATTGCCAGTGGTAGTGATGTACTCTCTGACATCATACCCAGTATACCAAGCTCACCTTGCCTTGTTTCAAAACGAAAGTCCAAACCTCATAGGAACCTGGATGAATTGCCCTGGAGTGCCATGACCAATGATGAACAG GTGGAGTATATTGAGTATTTGAGCCGGAAAGTGAGTACAGAAATGGGGCTGCGGGAGCAACTtgacataattaaaataatcGATCCAAGTGCTCAGATATCTCCAACCGACAGTGAGTTCATCATTGAGCTGAACTGCCTCACGGATGATAAACTAAAACag GTAAGGAACTATATCAAAGATCATAGTCCCCGCCAGAGACCCACAGGTATGCGAGACAGCTGGAAGAGGAGTGTTCCCAGCAGTGCCAGTACTGTAAGTGTGCAGAGTAGCAGCAATGTCAGCATGGTTAGCAGCACCAGTAGCAGCGCAGGATCAATAAGTTCCAATTCGTCCACAAGCATCAGTTGTGCTCACAGTGATGGCAACCTGGCCACTGTGGCTGAGCGCATCCGAGATTCCAAG AAACGCTCTAAGCAGAGAAAACTGCAGCAGAAGGCTCTGCGTAAAAGACATCTGAAAGAACAGAGACAGGCTCGCAAGGAAAGACTGAGTGGTCTGTTCCTTAATGAAGAGGTCCTGTCACTCAAACTCACTGAAGAGGATGACCATGGTGATGACATAGACATCCTAATGTGA